TTTACCTAATCTCTTGGCAACCTCGAAACCAATCCCTCCAGTTGCACCCGTTATTACTGCTACTTTATTTTCTCGTTTTTCTTCCATGTCTAATTATTCGTTTATTATTTATATCTAATCAATTGGTTTAATTTCTTTCGCGAAAAAGTACACTGACGCTACTCCCAGTGGTACAAATACCGCGATCATGATAAAAATTGGTGTATAGGATATTTCTGAAATGATAGGAACCAGAAAGTTCATGATGATGACCGAAAAGACACCTACTGTACCACCCAAACCGGCCAATGATCCTACTGATTTCCCGCTGAACAGGTCACTTGGCATGGTCTGAATATTGCTAATGATAAACTGAAAGCCAAACAGTACGAAAGCTACAATTACCACAAAAATCAGTGGACTATCCGCCAGAAGGATGGTCGCCAACAGTCCCAAAAACATGATCACTCCGCCTATGGTAATGGTCAGCTTTCTAGCCCGGTCTACAGATGCCCCGTTGAGCATCAAACGTCCTGCAAAATAACCGCCAGACAAACTACCCAGCGCAGCTCCTACGTATGGCACCCAGGCGAAAAAACCTATTTCTTTTACGTTGAAGCCATAAGTCTCTGCCAGGTAAATGGGCATCCACCCTACAAACAACCACCAGATAGGCTCCACAAAAAACCTGGATATCAGCACAGCCCATGATTCACGATGGCTGAGTATTTGCTTCATTGACAGACCTTCGGTTGAAGGATTATTGTCCGCCTCTGATTGTCCTGCAAGTATGTATTTCTTCTCCTCTTCGGTAATCCATGGATGTTCATTTGGTTTGGCTTTATTCACAAGCACCCAGGGCAATACCCACAATAAACCAATGGCGCCAACCACCATGAAAGTGACTTCCCAACCAAAAGCAACCCAAAGCAGGGCAATCAAAGGTGGTGCCACTACAGATCCAAGTGCTGCTCCGGCGTTGAATATGCCCTGAGCCATGGCTCGTTCCTTTACAGGAAACCATTCAGCATTACTCTTTACGGCCCCAGGCCAGTTTCCAGCTTCCCCTAATCCTAATAGCACCCTGAAGGCCGAAAATGAGAACAATCCTCTAGCCAGTGCGTGAAGCATGGTGGCCACGCCCCACACCGAAATGGATACTACAAACCCAAGCCGTGTACCAATTTTGTCAAACATCCGACCAGATACTGATTGTCCTACTGCATAGGCTATCATGAATATATTCAGAATGAGCGCATAGTCATTTTTCGACATGCCCAGGTCCTCTGAAATACTCGGCCACATAATGCTCAGCGCCGACCGATCAATGTAATTGATTACGGTAGCCAGACATATCAGTCCAATGATCCACCACCTAAGTCCCTTAACCTTCATCTTATCCTTTGTTATGTGTCTATTTTATTTATCACCGAAGTACGAAACCCCAGACCCATCGAGAAAGTCTTCTCGCACCGGACTGAAAGTATCGATCAACATTCCCGCTTCCAGACATACCGCACTGTGCAGCAGGTTAGGCTCGATGTACACGCCATCGCCTCCGCTTACTATCTGTTTCACGCCATCGATCACAAACTCGAACTTGCCAGAAACACAGTAGGTTGTCTGGGTATGAAAGTGTTGATGAGGTGAGCCTTCGGCTCCCTTTTCAAACTTCACTTGTACCATCATGATCTGATTATCCCAGCCCAGCATCTTTCGAGAGACGCCACCGCCAAGCTCTTCCCATTCCATCTCCTTGGTTAAAATGTATTTTTCGCTTTTTCTTCCCATTTCTCAATTATTTTATTTTCTTAAATTCATAAACTCCTTGCCACGTGCACTGTCCCTTGGCTGATTTCACAGCATGCTGACTTGATTCGCTATCATCTTTCAGTGAAAAGGCCAGTTGGTATTCCTCACCACTGTTCAATTGAAATCTAACCACCACATATTCTGCTGATTGATGCAGCACTTTTAAATCTGCAATGGAAGTAAACAGGTTTAAAGGACGTTCAGTAGAGTAATCGTAACTCCCATGTATTTCATATAAGCTGGCAAAAACGGTATTGACTCCAGTCCTGCGGTGAATAAGGCCCGGGTCACGTCGCAGGTTAAAATTAGGATCATTGGCACCTATCCTCGTCATTATCATTTGGTCACCTGATTGAATAACGGAGGTCAGGGTATAGAATCTCTTCTTATTAAACCATGTCATGCTATACAAGTCTCCCGTGAGGTCTGCTTGCGCTTCAGCCCATAAGTGCTGGTACCCAGACTCCTTGCCCATTGGGGTCAGGTCATTGTTAGTCTGAAGTTGCTGATTTGAGGACATGAATTCACCCACATAATAAAGTGGTAAATCATACCTGGTTTCTGCTCGCGCCTGTACCGATAATAAATCTATCACCAATGGGTGCTCTAGTTCCTCAAGATCAACCATGGCCATGGTCCGATGCATCTCAACATCATCATAGGCTCGTGTTTCTTTGGCACTTACAATCCGAACGCTTTGACCAGCAGCAAAATAATAAGGAGTGCCAGACGTCTTATCGGCTTCCTTGACCTTGCCATCAAAATGCGAATCCTTATTCACTACCAGGGCATTGTGGGCAACAGTCTCCTTGGCCCAGCTGTGATTTTCTTTGAGGTATCCACCCCCGTCCTTGTGTTCAATGTTAACCCAACGAGCTGAGCCATAGTCTTGAATGACCTCACCAGTCTCATCATAAAGCATAAATCCCAGCCGATCGAAATGTCCGTGCCCCATTCCATGCTTGGCATACTTCATCACCAGTGTAAGGTCACCCCCTCTGAGGATACCAATAGCACCCTCATCTCCATTGGCGCCATCGCTGAGCTCAATACTTGGTTTAATAAATGGCCTGGCAAGCCCCTCCCCGATGGCCTTAGCGGCATCAAACCCGGCATCATTGAGCGGAACTCTACCTTGAGAAGCTATGACCGACAATAAGCTGAGGTCCTGTGAACCATAGTGATAAGCCATGCTCACGGCATTCACAAGCTCACGCGATGCCAGCGACATACCTTTCTGTGAATCGTTGATCGGGAAAAATTCACCCGCGGAATTAGTTTGATTAAGAAGGGCGTAGACTCCTTTGATCAATACAGAATCCTTATAGGCCAGAATCTTGAGATCTGGGCGCTTATTAGACAAAGCCTCCGCAAAGATCAAAAATGGGTACATGGCGTATCGCTGGTAATAGGGGCCCTCTGTATAATATCCATCAGGAGAGAACGCATGGTTTATTTGTGCCAGGAAACCCATTTCTTGATCTTGGGCAACAATACTTCCACCATCATTATCCACAGCACCGGCTTTTACCGATACTGACCTTGCTCCGTACAATGCCCGATCGACTAATTCCTGATCGTCGATGACCAATCCGATCATCCCTACGGCGGCATTACCCCATGTACTATGATTGTGAATTCGATTAAAAAATTGCGGAGTTTCTATAGAAAGAAAATCAGCCATCGGTTTGAAAAGACCATCATTGAGTGCCTGACGATCTTCCTCAGAAAGCCACTCATATATACAATCGTAAGCCTGACTCACATATACCAGCCAGTTTGCATCGTTGAGGCATTGCCAGAACAACTTTCCTCTGGCATAGGAGCGCTCAGCAGGATGTCGATCTAAATCAGGGTATAACTCCAGATAGGCATACAACATATCCTTGATATAAACAGCATATCGCTCATCCCCGGTGATCTGGAACAATACACCTGCTTTCTGTAAGGTGAAAAAGTTAGTCTTGTGCTGCTCATGTGTATATCCACCAGCTAAATCTTTGGGTACAGGCACATCTATCCCCTTCTCGATCTCCGCATCTACTTCAAGTTGTACAGTAGCCAGTGTCTGGTCAAATAAAGCCACCCGACCAAGCCCCTGACGAATTTCTTTGATTCCGTCTTTCGTCAAAATCAAGGATGGGCTCGTTTGCCCATCCGATTTTGACAGTATGAAGAAGAAAACAATTGTTATGTAAATTTTAAATCTCACTTTCTATTTAGTTACTTCAATGTTTTTATCCCCATGATGGTAGAAGCAAACACTCATCAGGAACACCTGAATCACGAGTACCGGGCTACACCACCCTGATCAACTCTTTTTAGTTTTTCCGTTGATGAACCCACTCTGCTCCAATGAAAAACTCAAAATATCTTGTAAGTGGTGTTCCATGGTTTCAGAGGCCAATTCCGGATTTCTACTTTCTATGTGCTCAAATATTTGGTAGTGTTCTTCCAAAGCACATACTGGCCTGTCTCCACCACATATATTGTTCTCCTTGAAATGTGTGAGTATGTCTGGAGATATAATCAACATCAGAGATTTAAGAGCGGTATTGTTACTCGCCTCGGCAATCTTCAAATGAAACATTAAATCATGCTCAACAGTATCCGCTCCTTTTGAGACGGCCTTTTCATAGTCACTCAGTGCTTTCGACATATGAATAAGATCAGCATCCGAACGGCGCATTGCAGCGAACTTGGCTGAGTTAACCTCAAGCAAAACCCTGGTCTCCACCAAAGCACGGAAATCATTAGCTTCTAACTTTAGTACATCCGAAATAAGGCCTTCCAGAGCCGTAATCCCCATCCCGCCTACTACTGTTCCGCTCTGTGGCAAAGTCTTAAGAATACCATAAAACTCAAGCTTCTTTATCGCATCTCTCAAGTGGGTACGACCTACTCCAAGTTTCTCGCAAAGCTTACGCTCAGGAGGGAGTCGATCCCCGGGTTTCAGCTGACCAGACGTAATCAATTCCTTGATTTGATTGATGATCTTATCAACTGGGGTTTCAATTTTAATACGACTAAAGTTGCTAAGTATTTCCATAATAAGTAATCAGTTGTACCCAACAATTGGTCGACCAATTTAGAGCGTCACAATTGCAGGTCAAAATAATTGAACAAAATATTTCCCATAGTCTGATTAGCCCCCAGCTCCTAAAAACACACGATTAAACAAAGAAGTCAAAACTCCTTTTTACTCTTTCATTATCAGATCATTAAGCCAAATAACTCAACGAACTCGATCGATATATTCCTCCTCAATATTTGGTTAACCAAATATTGGATGGCTAGTGACTATGTTGCGCAAACTTACCAAAAGTACTTCGATTCCACATCACAGATCTCAATCTTGAACCTTCCATACACTGATACCAACCAACTTCATTATCCCTGTACTTCTTACTATTCTACCTGGTACCATGTGGTTTCAAAATTGAATTCTTAAAAGAGACCACCACGTTCTGATGGCCTCTTTTAGTTATCAATGCTCTATGTGTTACAATCCTTCGTAGCCCACATTTTGCTTAAGTCCTTCCAGTAAATCCACATCTACGTAGTACTTAGGCCATAGGTAATCCACATTAGGATCAAAATCTCTATTCTCAAGAGCAGGTGCAGCACCACTGTATACGTTACCCATTTTTCTGCGCACAATATCATACCATCTCACGCCCTCAAAAGCCAGCTCTAATCTGCGCTCTTCCATCACATCCTGGATTGTCACGGCACCTGTAATGTCAGCTGGAACCGGACTTGGGGGATACTTGCTATGACCAGCACCGGCTGCATTTCTTGCGCGTGCCCGTACTCTATTGATATATTCCACAGCAGCTCCATTGTTACCTAATTCTACGGCTGCCTCTGCTGCTATTAAGAGTACTTCCGCATAGCGTAAAATGATTTGCTTAGAATTAGAATCCCTTAAACTTGCTCCCTGAGGTGTGCTAGTCCTTAAACCAGCTTCTCCTACAGCTCTGAAGTATTTTGCAATGTGTGGTCTTGCGACATTTTGACTAATTCCATCCCACTCGGTAAATCGGTAATCTGGCACACCCTGATAGGTAATGGCAGTATCCAAACTCACAGCTTTACGATAATCCCTACCATCCCAGGTATTGTACACACTCAGCTCCGGTACCGCTACACTCCATCCAAAAGCATCTGAACTAAGCGCTGCAAACCTTTCGTCACCACGAGGACCTGTAACAGATGTTACCTGATCTGTACCCGCATTAGATCCTCCCAGTTCTCCCGGTGTGATGTTATGATTGTCATTAGCTATGAAAGTGATATTGAACAGGATCTCAGATGAAGCGAAATCAGGCGCGAAAATATCATAGTAATTATTATCCAAAGCCACACCATACTTGCCTTCATTGTCGATCACGTGTTTGGCATTGTCAAAAGCATTTTGCCAATCATCAGGTTGTGCCACATCAGAGGTCGCTCTGGTCATATAAACCGAGGCTTGCATGCCATAAGCTGCCGCTTTACCCGGATGAGATCTGTCCACTGGAATATCTGCCAGCCATTCCTTGGCAAAATCCAGGTCTGCTATTATCCCCTCATAGATGTCTGAAACAGAAGACTGCTGAACGGCATATGGATCATCTATTGGCTGACCATCCATGTATATGATTTCACCAAATAGGCGCACATATACAAAATGTACATAAGCACGCAGGAAGTATGCTTGCGCCGCTACTGCATTGATTTCTGCTTCTGATCCATCTACATTATCCTTAGCATTAATCACCTCATTGGCAGCTGCAAGGGCTCTATACCCCACGGTCCAAAATGCATCTACCAGGCCATTGTCCTGTTCCATTTGCATGAGATCGCATGCATGTCGTCTGGTAGGAGTACTTGGATCTCCAATACCCACCATGTCCGAACGCAACAGAAGTGCCAGAGTCAATTTACGTCCGTGAAATTCCTCACGTGCAAGTTGGCCATAGGCCCCATTAACTCCGGCCTTTAACTCCTTCACTGATACAAAGAGACCCTCAGGACTTAATGTCCCCACTGGTCGCTCTTCCAAATCTTCACATGACATGGTTGAAAACACCATGATCAGCGCGAATAATATTGAGTTTAAATATGTTCTTTTCATTATCTTTTTTATTTAGAAACTGACAAATAAAACAACTGTCAATTGTTTAAAAACCCAGGTTTAGACCCACAGTATAGGTTTTCACGTTAGGGTAACTACCGTAATCCAATCCCAGATTCCTGTTGGAATCAGCATTACTTGTTGAATTATTGTAGGCAGTTTCCGGATCTAACCCAGAGTAATCAGTGAATGTCAAAAGATTCTGTGCACTTACATAAAACCTCAATGATCGAACGTTGATTTTATCAAGTAAGGATGATGGCACATTATAGCCCAGGGCAATATTCTTCACACGCACATAGCTCCCATCCTCTATCCAGCGAGAGGTTACTTTAAGGGTTCTGTCTGTATCTGCAGATGGAATAGTCCCTTTGGCATTGTCTATTGGATGATAGCGATCAAGCGCGGCTGTTGACACGTTCCACGTACCTCTAAAAGATTCCAATTCCATTCTGGTAAGATTCATCATATCATTACCATGAACACCCTGAAGGAAAATATTCAAATCGAAATTCTTGTAAGTGAAGTTGTTGTTCATAGACCACACAAAATCTGGATGTGGATTACCAATGATTTTTCGATCATCGTCATTCAATATTCCATCATCATTAAGGTCTGCAAACTGCTCTCCGCCTATTTTTCCATCTGAGCCCTCCAGTAGAGGATCACCTGGCTGGGTCACTCCCTCATAAACAAAGCCGTAGTAGACACCCACAGGCTGTCCTATTTCCAGGAGTTGAAATCCAGTGGCTATATTGAAATGACCCGGAGCGTCTTCATATCTAATCCCAACCGTATCGGCCAATGACACTATTTCATTTCTGTTCATGGAGAAAACGAAATTGGAAGTCCAGGAGAAGTCTGCTCGCTGTATATTCCGAGTGGTAATAGCGGCTTCAAGCCCCTTGTTTCTAACTTCGCCAGCATTCTGAATCTGCGTGGCCGTTCCTGCTACACCGAGAAATGATGGAATGGGACGATCAAACAGAAGATCACTGGTAAGCTTATTGTAGTAATCCACCGTGAAATTGATTCTGTCATCGATCAATCCAACATCCAGTCCAACGTTCAGCTGAGAAGTAGTCTCCCATGTTAGGTTAGGATTTGCCAGGGTGCCCAAAATAAAAGCACCTTCACCTGGTCTGATGGAATATTGTGAACGCAAGGTTGCCAAAGAACCATAAGCACCAATGGCCTGATTACCCGTCAGACCGTAACTGGTCCTGAGTTTCATAGAATAGATCGGGTTAAGGTTTTTCATGAAAGCCTCATCACCGATATTCCAGGCAATCGCACCTGAAGGGAAAAATGCCCACTTGTTGTTTGCCGCGAAATTAGAAGCACCATCATATCTACCAGTGACAGTAAAAACATACCTGTCAAACAAAGTGTAGTTCAATCTGGAATAGTATGATTTCAAGATTCTGGTAGAAGTACCTGAATTTGGTGCAGGCCATGTAGCACCACCGCCTAAGTTCCAGTAGCTCACTGCCTCAGAAACAAAGTCACTAGATGTGGCCAGTAGATCTTCGTCCTGTGATTTTTGATAAGAATAACCATTCACCCAGTTGATTCGGTGTCCGTCAAAATCCTTTTTTACAGTGAAGTAATTTTCTGTCAGCAAATTGATGGCCTTATCAAACTCCAGTGTTCCGATACCACCATTGCCTCCTCTTCCCAGCTGTGAGGAAGTAAAAGTGCCCTCTCTATAAGAAGTAACACCAGCTCCCAGTGTAGATTTGAAACTAAGCCAATCAAGGATCTTAACCTCCGCAAAACTATTGACCTGAAACCTGTCAGTAATTCTTTCACGATCTATGCCATTGGCAATGGCTACCGGGTTGTCAATATTATCTCCCAATTTGGATTGAGTATAATTGCCATCTGCATCACGCACCGGTGTGTCAGGTTCCAACCTGGCTGCTGCTCCTAGCACGCCTGTGTTACTTGATCCTCCGGTAGTTTCCTGGGTAAGCACACCATTTTGGATGCTCCTTCTACCATAAAGATTCACTCCGAGATTTACCCTGTCAGATGCCGTAAAAGACAAATTACTGGTAATTGAGTAGCGCTCATAATCTGAATTCACTACGACACCTTCCTGCTCAAAATGCGTAGCAGATATGTAATATTTCGATGAAGGACTCCCTCCACTTACAGACACCTGATTATTCCAAATATGACCTGATCTTAAAATTTCGTCCTGCCAGTCAGTATCTACATCAGGATTGTAATCATAATTTGGAAGGACCTCCAGAATATAATCTCTGAAGTCTTCTCCTGATAACAAATCCAAACGGTCACTGGCCTCCTGATAAGAATAAGAACTATTGAAGTCAACCTTCATCTTACCTTCTCCACCACTTTTGGTAGTGATCAATAGCACACCATTGGCTGCCCGTGATCCGTAGATAGCAGTGGCAGACGCATCTTTCAAAATCTCCATGGATTGAATATCCTGTGGAGGTGGCATTTCACCGCCAACAAAGCCATCGACTACTCTAAGTGGCTCACTACTGGCATTGATAGAACTTCCTCCTCTTATTTTCAGGCTGAAGTTAGCTCCTGGCTCACCTCCGTTGGTAGATTGAATCTGCACACCGGCTGCCCGGCCTTGAAGTGTTTGTACAGCGCTCAACGCAGGAAAAGCGTTTAATTCTTCGGATTTTATCGAAGATAATGCCCCTGTATTATCACTTTTTCGCACTGATCCGTACCCAACTACCACAATTTCATTGAGCTGCTGTAGATCCATCTCTATCGACACATCTATCTCAGACCTTCCAGCCACCTGCACCTCAGTGTTCACATACCCAACAAAACTCACACGCAAAACAGCAGTCTGAGGGTCGGATACAGTAATTGAGTAGCGTCCATCCACATCAGTAATGGTACCATTGGAAGTACCTTTCTCGAGAACCGTAGCACCCGGTATGCCGAGACCGTCCTCGGCCGAAGCAACAA
This Marinoscillum sp. 108 DNA region includes the following protein-coding sequences:
- a CDS encoding MFS transporter, with product MKVKGLRWWIIGLICLATVINYIDRSALSIMWPSISEDLGMSKNDYALILNIFMIAYAVGQSVSGRMFDKIGTRLGFVVSISVWGVATMLHALARGLFSFSAFRVLLGLGEAGNWPGAVKSNAEWFPVKERAMAQGIFNAGAALGSVVAPPLIALLWVAFGWEVTFMVVGAIGLLWVLPWVLVNKAKPNEHPWITEEEKKYILAGQSEADNNPSTEGLSMKQILSHRESWAVLISRFFVEPIWWLFVGWMPIYLAETYGFNVKEIGFFAWVPYVGAALGSLSGGYFAGRLMLNGASVDRARKLTITIGGVIMFLGLLATILLADSPLIFVVIVAFVLFGFQFIISNIQTMPSDLFSGKSVGSLAGLGGTVGVFSVIIMNFLVPIISEISYTPIFIMIAVFVPLGVASVYFFAKEIKPID
- a CDS encoding cupin domain-containing protein, which translates into the protein MGRKSEKYILTKEMEWEELGGGVSRKMLGWDNQIMMVQVKFEKGAEGSPHQHFHTQTTYCVSGKFEFVIDGVKQIVSGGDGVYIEPNLLHSAVCLEAGMLIDTFSPVREDFLDGSGVSYFGDK
- a CDS encoding heparinase II/III family protein, whose protein sequence is MILTKDGIKEIRQGLGRVALFDQTLATVQLEVDAEIEKGIDVPVPKDLAGGYTHEQHKTNFFTLQKAGVLFQITGDERYAVYIKDMLYAYLELYPDLDRHPAERSYARGKLFWQCLNDANWLVYVSQAYDCIYEWLSEEDRQALNDGLFKPMADFLSIETPQFFNRIHNHSTWGNAAVGMIGLVIDDQELVDRALYGARSVSVKAGAVDNDGGSIVAQDQEMGFLAQINHAFSPDGYYTEGPYYQRYAMYPFLIFAEALSNKRPDLKILAYKDSVLIKGVYALLNQTNSAGEFFPINDSQKGMSLASRELVNAVSMAYHYGSQDLSLLSVIASQGRVPLNDAGFDAAKAIGEGLARPFIKPSIELSDGANGDEGAIGILRGGDLTLVMKYAKHGMGHGHFDRLGFMLYDETGEVIQDYGSARWVNIEHKDGGGYLKENHSWAKETVAHNALVVNKDSHFDGKVKEADKTSGTPYYFAAGQSVRIVSAKETRAYDDVEMHRTMAMVDLEELEHPLVIDLLSVQARAETRYDLPLYYVGEFMSSNQQLQTNNDLTPMGKESGYQHLWAEAQADLTGDLYSMTWFNKKRFYTLTSVIQSGDQMIMTRIGANDPNFNLRRDPGLIHRRTGVNTVFASLYEIHGSYDYSTERPLNLFTSIADLKVLHQSAEYVVVRFQLNSGEEYQLAFSLKDDSESSQHAVKSAKGQCTWQGVYEFKKIK
- a CDS encoding FadR/GntR family transcriptional regulator; translation: MEILSNFSRIKIETPVDKIINQIKELITSGQLKPGDRLPPERKLCEKLGVGRTHLRDAIKKLEFYGILKTLPQSGTVVGGMGITALEGLISDVLKLEANDFRALVETRVLLEVNSAKFAAMRRSDADLIHMSKALSDYEKAVSKGADTVEHDLMFHLKIAEASNNTALKSLMLIISPDILTHFKENNICGGDRPVCALEEHYQIFEHIESRNPELASETMEHHLQDILSFSLEQSGFINGKTKKS
- a CDS encoding RagB/SusD family nutrient uptake outer membrane protein; this encodes MKRTYLNSILFALIMVFSTMSCEDLEERPVGTLSPEGLFVSVKELKAGVNGAYGQLAREEFHGRKLTLALLLRSDMVGIGDPSTPTRRHACDLMQMEQDNGLVDAFWTVGYRALAAANEVINAKDNVDGSEAEINAVAAQAYFLRAYVHFVYVRLFGEIIYMDGQPIDDPYAVQQSSVSDIYEGIIADLDFAKEWLADIPVDRSHPGKAAAYGMQASVYMTRATSDVAQPDDWQNAFDNAKHVIDNEGKYGVALDNNYYDIFAPDFASSEILFNITFIANDNHNITPGELGGSNAGTDQVTSVTGPRGDERFAALSSDAFGWSVAVPELSVYNTWDGRDYRKAVSLDTAITYQGVPDYRFTEWDGISQNVARPHIAKYFRAVGEAGLRTSTPQGASLRDSNSKQIILRYAEVLLIAAEAAVELGNNGAAVEYINRVRARARNAAGAGHSKYPPSPVPADITGAVTIQDVMEERRLELAFEGVRWYDIVRRKMGNVYSGAAPALENRDFDPNVDYLWPKYYVDVDLLEGLKQNVGYEGL
- a CDS encoding TonB-dependent receptor, with the translated sequence MRRLLLLKIKSKYVALLAMCFVSYLASAQMTVSGVVASAEDGLGIPGATVLEKGTSNGTITDVDGRYSITVSDPQTAVLRVSFVGYVNTEVQVAGRSEIDVSIEMDLQQLNEIVVVGYGSVRKSDNTGALSSIKSEELNAFPALSAVQTLQGRAAGVQIQSTNGGEPGANFSLKIRGGSSINASSEPLRVVDGFVGGEMPPPQDIQSMEILKDASATAIYGSRAANGVLLITTKSGGEGKMKVDFNSSYSYQEASDRLDLLSGEDFRDYILEVLPNYDYNPDVDTDWQDEILRSGHIWNNQVSVSGGSPSSKYYISATHFEQEGVVVNSDYERYSITSNLSFTASDRVNLGVNLYGRRSIQNGVLTQETTGGSSNTGVLGAAARLEPDTPVRDADGNYTQSKLGDNIDNPVAIANGIDRERITDRFQVNSFAEVKILDWLSFKSTLGAGVTSYREGTFTSSQLGRGGNGGIGTLEFDKAINLLTENYFTVKKDFDGHRINWVNGYSYQKSQDEDLLATSSDFVSEAVSYWNLGGGATWPAPNSGTSTRILKSYYSRLNYTLFDRYVFTVTGRYDGASNFAANNKWAFFPSGAIAWNIGDEAFMKNLNPIYSMKLRTSYGLTGNQAIGAYGSLATLRSQYSIRPGEGAFILGTLANPNLTWETTSQLNVGLDVGLIDDRINFTVDYYNKLTSDLLFDRPIPSFLGVAGTATQIQNAGEVRNKGLEAAITTRNIQRADFSWTSNFVFSMNRNEIVSLADTVGIRYEDAPGHFNIATGFQLLEIGQPVGVYYGFVYEGVTQPGDPLLEGSDGKIGGEQFADLNDDGILNDDDRKIIGNPHPDFVWSMNNNFTYKNFDLNIFLQGVHGNDMMNLTRMELESFRGTWNVSTAALDRYHPIDNAKGTIPSADTDRTLKVTSRWIEDGSYVRVKNIALGYNVPSSLLDKINVRSLRFYVSAQNLLTFTDYSGLDPETAYNNSTSNADSNRNLGLDYGSYPNVKTYTVGLNLGF